In a single window of the Leptospira harrisiae genome:
- a CDS encoding LA_3751/LA_3752 family putative glycosyltransferase, with product MITLQRKNVILLALALVLPLVQLLVQVDSFYLSDPLVKMIQVISLWKQQWQTESIIYPSYDFDPLFLLSPFNEGFIFQNQERLIGNYPIAFTFFYSLLAFVPFKFLPFLNFLFLLGFLKLLNDNSIKLPVLLLITFGTVVFPLLIDFSENAIFLLLSGYGYIFLLKAFENQNTKDWLLGNFFLGLAIWFRLEGVLFFISIQVTIFIIDFFIKKKSLVETLNPIRYIIFLIILASFLLWNQYSYSHPMGTRYLATIAYNSRSIWDQIMIFLSMSFTFPRSDGWSLGFFLQSPILLFALVQLSKEQLSKNQTLFYHFCISMIFLLIVGITSPNDGITLTGRYLLLLVYPLSFILNEQIEKIQKKKTVFSILTIWTSVCAIIVSSIFFFANKELTKLKKEITPLNSKLIVTTNELLSGAYGLDLIEKKVLCIKNPYLVKYLFYNIEKNMLSEFLIATVEKQTKYNQYEKGIYDSIIAESVQHGYRCTEEEHSKRILSRRCVKTNEHSENP from the coding sequence GTGATTACTTTACAAAGAAAAAACGTCATTTTACTAGCTTTAGCACTTGTTTTACCTTTGGTTCAACTTCTGGTACAGGTAGATAGTTTTTACTTATCAGATCCTCTTGTCAAAATGATCCAAGTCATTTCGCTTTGGAAACAACAATGGCAAACAGAGAGTATTATTTATCCCTCTTATGATTTCGATCCCCTATTCTTATTAAGTCCATTTAACGAAGGTTTTATATTCCAAAACCAAGAAAGATTAATTGGGAACTATCCAATTGCATTCACTTTTTTCTACTCACTGTTAGCCTTTGTTCCGTTCAAATTTCTTCCCTTCCTAAACTTCTTATTTTTATTAGGTTTCTTGAAACTTCTAAATGACAACTCTATCAAACTTCCAGTTTTATTATTGATTACATTCGGAACGGTTGTATTTCCATTACTCATTGATTTTTCGGAAAATGCGATTTTCCTACTACTTTCCGGATATGGATATATTTTCTTACTAAAGGCCTTCGAAAATCAAAACACAAAAGATTGGCTTTTAGGTAACTTCTTTCTTGGCCTAGCCATTTGGTTTCGGCTTGAAGGTGTTTTATTTTTTATATCGATTCAAGTTACTATATTCATCATAGATTTTTTCATCAAAAAAAAATCACTAGTCGAAACTCTTAACCCAATTCGTTACATTATTTTCTTAATAATTTTGGCCTCATTCCTTCTATGGAACCAATATAGTTATTCACATCCAATGGGTACTCGTTACTTGGCAACGATTGCTTATAATTCTAGATCCATTTGGGACCAAATCATGATTTTTCTTTCGATGTCATTTACATTTCCAAGATCCGATGGTTGGTCTCTAGGTTTTTTTCTGCAAAGTCCAATCCTTTTGTTTGCTTTGGTCCAACTGAGCAAAGAACAGTTATCAAAGAACCAAACTCTATTTTATCATTTCTGCATATCGATGATATTCTTGTTAATTGTAGGAATCACTTCTCCAAATGATGGAATTACCTTGACTGGTAGATATCTTTTACTACTGGTATATCCGTTATCTTTTATATTAAACGAACAGATAGAGAAAATACAAAAGAAAAAAACAGTCTTCTCTATTCTTACTATTTGGACCTCCGTATGCGCCATCATAGTATCGAGCATTTTCTTTTTCGCAAACAAAGAACTCACAAAATTAAAAAAAGAAATTACTCCTTTGAATTCCAAATTAATTGTTACTACCAATGAACTTTTATCCGGTGCCTACGGATTAGATTTAATTGAAAAGAAGGTACTTTGCATTAAGAATCCATATCTAGTTAAATATCTTTTTTATAACATTGAAAAAAATATGCTGAGCGAATTTTTAATTGCTACTGTCGAAAAACAAACCAAATACAATCAATATGAAAAAGGAATATACGATTCCATCATTGCGGAGTCTGTCCAACATGGATATAGATGTACGGAGGAGGAGCATTCAAAAAGAATCCTTAGCCGAAGATGCGTAAAAACAAATGAACACAGCGAAAATCCTTAG
- a CDS encoding glycoside hydrolase family 15 protein — MKKHKYDSGIIGNGSYIAHINRYADIVWLCWPNFDSSPIFGSLIDERCGSFSIVPNSKVIKTSQSYLENTNILRTEIHTETGSFAVVDFAPRYYKNGELKYKRSLYRKIIPLDGDIKIKIEIVPTYNYGSSIIEKKVFSDHLLLEDPDFKIHILANVSLNQISIGNSFHLNQNIYIGLFESRPEELPIEDFIESEFTKTKIYWQNWVKHCTIPNFAQSQQIRSALCLKLHQFQDTGAIIAASTTSLPEAPNSGRNWDYRYSWLRDGFYTLYALTNLGQFEELEMYSQFISNLTPGRDGRFQPLYSIFGESILEEKILNLDGYLGNQPVRIGNSAYTHKQNDAYGQILLSLLPLYLDERIPEKNRFHNLNLIRNILDKIELTMSEPDAGLWEFRNFSQKHCYTFLFHWVGAKAVKVIATVLGEKELLRKSESLMNDAEKNIEACFDIELGCYTQAQGRKDLDASLLQLITLGYLDPKSEKAKNHLNAIEKTLKTDDGFLYRYLHNDDFGKPETTFLVCTFWYVEALACMDRLDEAIKLFNEVTNHANHVGLYSEDIESNSGNQWGNFPQTYSHVGLVNAAHKISEKKTKSLFW, encoded by the coding sequence ATGAAAAAACATAAATATGATTCAGGTATAATAGGAAACGGAAGTTACATAGCACACATCAATCGTTATGCAGATATTGTTTGGTTGTGTTGGCCAAACTTTGACAGTTCCCCGATTTTCGGTTCACTAATAGACGAAAGATGCGGTTCGTTTTCAATAGTTCCGAATTCAAAAGTAATTAAAACATCGCAAAGCTATTTAGAAAATACAAACATTCTTCGCACAGAAATTCACACGGAAACGGGATCTTTTGCAGTTGTTGATTTTGCACCACGATATTATAAAAATGGAGAATTAAAATACAAACGTTCTTTGTACAGAAAAATTATCCCTTTGGATGGAGATATAAAAATCAAAATCGAAATTGTGCCAACCTATAATTATGGGAGTAGTATAATAGAGAAAAAAGTTTTTTCGGACCACCTACTCCTCGAAGACCCAGATTTTAAAATCCATATTCTCGCAAATGTTTCATTAAATCAAATTTCTATTGGAAATTCCTTCCACCTTAATCAGAATATTTATATCGGTTTATTTGAATCTCGACCCGAAGAACTGCCTATCGAAGATTTTATTGAATCAGAATTTACAAAGACTAAAATCTATTGGCAAAACTGGGTTAAACATTGCACTATTCCAAATTTCGCACAAAGCCAACAAATTCGGTCAGCCTTATGTTTAAAACTACATCAATTTCAAGATACAGGTGCAATCATTGCTGCTTCAACAACTAGTTTACCTGAAGCTCCCAATTCGGGCAGAAATTGGGATTACCGCTATTCTTGGTTACGTGACGGTTTTTATACATTGTATGCTTTAACTAATTTGGGGCAATTCGAAGAACTCGAAATGTATTCCCAATTCATAAGTAACCTAACACCTGGTAGAGACGGAAGATTCCAACCATTATATAGTATTTTTGGTGAATCAATTTTAGAAGAAAAAATCTTAAACTTAGATGGTTATCTGGGGAACCAACCAGTTCGCATAGGTAACTCGGCATATACTCATAAACAAAATGATGCTTATGGTCAAATTTTACTTTCATTATTGCCTTTATATTTAGATGAACGTATTCCCGAAAAGAACAGATTTCATAATTTGAATTTAATAAGAAATATATTAGACAAAATTGAGCTTACGATGTCCGAACCAGATGCAGGCCTTTGGGAATTCAGAAATTTTTCACAAAAACATTGTTATACTTTTTTGTTCCACTGGGTTGGCGCAAAAGCTGTAAAAGTAATAGCTACAGTATTAGGGGAAAAAGAACTTCTGCGAAAGTCTGAATCGCTAATGAACGATGCAGAAAAAAATATAGAAGCCTGTTTTGATATTGAATTGGGTTGCTATACTCAAGCCCAGGGGAGAAAGGATTTAGATGCAAGTTTGTTACAATTAATTACATTAGGATACTTAGATCCAAAATCTGAAAAGGCCAAGAATCATCTCAATGCAATAGAAAAAACGCTAAAAACGGATGATGGTTTTTTATACCGATATTTACATAACGATGATTTCGGGAAACCTGAAACAACTTTTTTAGTATGTACTTTTTGGTATGTAGAAGCATTAGCATGTATGGATCGTTTAGATGAAGCAATTAAATTATTTAATGAAGTAACGAATCATGCAAATCATGTCGGTTTATATAGTGAAGATATCGAGTCGAATTCAGGAAATCAATGGGGAAACTTTCCACAAACTTATAGCCATGTAGGATTAGTTAACGCAGCTCATAAAATCTCTGAGAAAAAAACAAAGAGTTTATTTTGGTAA
- a CDS encoding VOC family protein, which translates to MAFQQIQTGIITEKLIETKQFYEQWLGLNTKFESDWFILLCLPDRPEIELAIMKPNQPQVKKKYFQNSYPGKGIWFIFESKDVKKEFEKMVQKKAPIDLPLITEEWGDVHFTLVDPNGIGIDIVQERNSK; encoded by the coding sequence ATGGCATTCCAACAAATCCAAACAGGAATCATTACTGAAAAATTAATCGAGACAAAACAATTTTACGAACAATGGTTAGGGTTAAATACAAAATTTGAATCAGACTGGTTTATACTACTTTGTTTACCGGATCGACCAGAGATTGAATTAGCAATTATGAAACCAAACCAACCGCAGGTAAAAAAAAAATATTTTCAAAATTCTTATCCAGGAAAAGGGATTTGGTTTATTTTTGAATCAAAAGATGTAAAAAAAGAATTTGAAAAAATGGTACAAAAAAAAGCACCCATCGATCTTCCTCTTATTACCGAAGAATGGGGAGACGTCCATTTTACCTTAGTTGATCCAAATGGAATTGGGATCGATATCGTCCAAGAAAGAAATTCGAAATAA